From one Hemitrygon akajei unplaced genomic scaffold, sHemAka1.3 Scf000140, whole genome shotgun sequence genomic stretch:
- the LOC140723842 gene encoding uncharacterized protein, with product MAHQRVHTGERPFTCSDCGKGFTSSYFLLGHKSVHTGEWPFTCSVCGKGFTQSSHLLRHQSVHTGEWPFTCSVCRKGFAQSSELKVHQRVHTGERPFTCSDCGKGFTTLASLQAHQRVHTRERPFTCSDCGKGFTQSSQLKVHQRVHTGERPFTCTVCGKRFTCASHVLRHQSVHTGEWPFICSVCGKGFTESSSLQGHQSVHTGKWRFTCSDCGKGFNRSSHLLRHQSAHTGKGPFTCSNCGKGFTQSSLLKIHQRVHTGERPFTCSDCGKGFISSSQLKVHQRVHIVERPFTCSECGKGFTQSSHLLRHQSVHTGEWPFTCSVCGKGFTQSHRLQKHQSAHTGK from the coding sequence atggctcaccagcgagttcacaccggggagcgtccgttcacctgctcagactgtgggaagggattcacatcgTCATATTTCCTACTGGggcacaagtcagttcacaccggagagtggccattcacctgctcagtctgtgggaaaggattcacacagtcatctcacctactgagacaccagtcagttcacactggtgagtggccattcacctgctcagtctgtaggaagggattcgctcagtcatctgaactgaaggtacatcagagagttcacactggagagaggccgttcacatgctcagactgtgggaaaggattcacaacGTTAGCTAGCCTacaggcacaccagcgagttcacactcgggagaggccattcacctgctcagactgtgggaagggattcactcagtcatctcaactgaaggtacaccagcgagttcacactggggagaggccgttcacctgcacagtttgtgggaagagattcacttgcGCATCCCAtgtactgagacaccagtcagtacacaccggggagtggccattcatctgctcagtctgtgggaagggattcactgaatcatcctccctacagggacaccagtcagttcacactgggaagtggcggttcacctgctcagactgtgggaagggattcaatcggtcatctcacctactgagacaccagtcagcccACACAGGGAaagggccgttcacctgctcaaactgtgggaagggattcactcagtcatctctactgaagatacatcagcgagttcacactggggagaggccgttcacctgctcagactgtgggaagggattcatttcgtcatcccaactgaaggtacatcagcgagttcacattgtggagaggccattcacctgctcagaatgtgggaagggattcacacagtcatctcACCTAttaagacaccagtcagttcacactggagagtggccattcacctgctcagtctgtgggaaaggattcacacaGTCACATCGCCTACAGAAACACCAGTCAGCCCACACAGGGAAATGA